In a single window of the Methanobrevibacter olleyae genome:
- the fdhF gene encoding formate dehydrogenase subunit alpha, with amino-acid sequence MVEIKYVPSICPYCGTGCGINFVVKDGKIIGVEPWKRHPVNEGKVCPKGSFGYQFINHPDRLTTPLIKENGEFREASWDEALDLVASTLKKYADTDPNKLGFYACARSPNENIYITQKLARAGCGTQNVDHCARICHGPTVAGLATTFGSGASTNGYDSIEEADFIFCIGSNNMEAHPLFGRKIIRAINNGAKLVVADPRFTPTAKLAHEYMQFKTGTDVALMNAMIKIIIENDLQDDEFIANRTKGYEEMKEVAMKYDLDKAAEITEADPEQIKRVAIEYAKADKAAIVYSLGITEHSHGADNVMSTANLAMLTGNVGKIGAGVNPLRGQNNVQGACDMGALPSDYVGYQKVVNPEITKKFSEAYQMDLPTTPGLTLVEMMNAAHSGDLKVLYIHGEDPVLSDADIKHTKEAIANLEMLIVQELFMTDTAAEADVILPAAGWGEQEGTFTSGERRVQWLRKAQEPPEGTMLDWKIMEEVAVRMGRPRELFHYENAAEIWEEIRELAPSYYGITHERLLAPEGVHWPCLDPEDPCEPLMHKGKFAHPDGLGVFQAVEHRGPVEVPDEEYPLILTTTRILFHYHAAMTRRCETLDNEVPTGFIEINTEDAAERGILNNEMVKAYSRRGEIEIKAHVTDDIKKGIVNIPMHFTECAANMLTNSDSFDPKCKMVELKACAINVSKL; translated from the coding sequence ATGGTTGAGATAAAATATGTACCGTCTATTTGTCCTTACTGTGGTACTGGTTGTGGTATCAACTTTGTAGTCAAAGATGGAAAAATTATTGGTGTTGAACCATGGAAAAGACACCCTGTTAATGAAGGAAAAGTATGTCCAAAAGGTAGCTTTGGATACCAATTCATTAACCACCCAGACAGATTAACTACTCCGTTAATCAAAGAAAATGGTGAATTCAGAGAAGCTTCCTGGGATGAAGCTTTAGATTTAGTAGCTAGCACCCTTAAAAAATACGCTGATACTGATCCTAACAAATTAGGATTCTATGCATGTGCTAGATCCCCTAATGAAAACATTTACATAACTCAGAAATTAGCAAGAGCTGGATGTGGTACTCAGAACGTAGACCACTGTGCACGTATCTGTCACGGTCCTACTGTAGCTGGTCTTGCAACTACCTTTGGTTCAGGTGCAAGTACTAACGGTTATGACAGTATTGAAGAAGCTGACTTCATTTTCTGTATTGGTTCTAACAACATGGAAGCACATCCATTATTCGGTCGTAAAATTATTAGAGCTATAAATAACGGTGCTAAATTAGTAGTAGCAGATCCAAGATTCACTCCTACTGCAAAATTAGCTCATGAATACATGCAATTTAAAACTGGTACTGATGTAGCTTTAATGAATGCTATGATTAAAATTATCATTGAAAATGATTTACAAGATGATGAATTCATTGCAAACAGAACCAAAGGTTACGAAGAAATGAAAGAAGTTGCAATGAAATATGACCTTGACAAAGCAGCTGAAATTACTGAAGCTGACCCTGAACAAATTAAACGTGTAGCTATTGAATATGCTAAAGCTGACAAAGCAGCTATTGTATACTCCTTAGGTATTACTGAACACTCTCACGGTGCAGATAATGTAATGTCTACTGCTAATTTAGCAATGTTAACTGGTAACGTAGGTAAAATCGGTGCAGGAGTAAACCCATTAAGAGGACAAAACAACGTACAAGGTGCTTGTGATATGGGTGCATTACCTTCTGACTATGTAGGTTACCAAAAAGTTGTAAACCCTGAAATTACCAAAAAATTCTCTGAAGCTTACCAAATGGACTTACCAACTACTCCTGGTTTAACTTTAGTAGAAATGATGAATGCTGCTCACTCTGGTGACTTAAAAGTATTATATATTCATGGAGAAGACCCTGTTCTCTCTGATGCAGATATTAAACACACCAAAGAAGCAATTGCAAACTTAGAAATGTTAATCGTTCAAGAATTGTTCATGACCGATACTGCTGCTGAAGCAGATGTTATATTACCTGCAGCAGGTTGGGGTGAACAAGAAGGTACCTTCACCAGTGGTGAAAGAAGAGTTCAATGGTTACGTAAAGCTCAAGAACCACCTGAAGGAACTATGCTTGACTGGAAAATCATGGAAGAAGTTGCTGTTAGAATGGGCAGACCAAGAGAATTATTCCACTATGAAAACGCTGCTGAAATTTGGGAAGAAATTAGAGAACTTGCTCCATCTTATTATGGTATTACTCACGAAAGATTACTTGCACCAGAAGGTGTACACTGGCCATGTCTTGACCCAGAAGATCCTTGTGAACCTTTAATGCACAAAGGTAAATTTGCTCACCCAGATGGTTTAGGAGTATTCCAAGCAGTAGAACACAGAGGTCCTGTAGAAGTTCCTGATGAAGAATATCCTTTAATCTTAACTACTACCCGTATCTTGTTCCACTATCACGCTGCAATGACCAGAAGATGTGAAACCTTAGATAACGAGGTACCTACTGGATTCATCGAAATTAACACTGAAGATGCAGCAGAAAGAGGAATTCTTAACAACGAAATGGTAAAAGCTTACTCTAGAAGAGGAGAAATAGAAATTAAAGCACATGTAACTGATGACATTAAGAAAGGTATTGTAAATATTCCTATGCACTTTACTGAATGTGCAGCTAACATGTTAACTAACTCCGATTCTTTCGACCCTAAATGTAAAATGGTTGAATTAAAAGCTTGTGCTATTAACGTAAGTAAATTATAA
- a CDS encoding formate/nitrite transporter family protein, protein MSSFKSPADTSKAIASAATAKGEMPFLKLAILGFLAGAYIAFGGLLAEVANTGAIAGGVPVGISKLLFGSVFPVGLIMVVICGSELFTGDVMFMTMGLLDGKTDIMGLLKNWVGSWVFNLIGGIFVAYVLAYATGIMVPDAFSAGAITIANTKSLGGASFIAAGKSTASLTWMQCFLRGIGCNWLVCLAVYLANAADDVVGKFFGIWFPIMAFVCIGFEHSVANMFFIPLGIFLGAEATWAQFFVNNLIPVTLGNIVGGAIFVACAYWFVYLRD, encoded by the coding sequence ATGAGTTCTTTTAAAAGTCCTGCAGATACTTCAAAAGCAATAGCATCTGCAGCTACCGCAAAAGGTGAAATGCCTTTCTTAAAGCTTGCTATTTTAGGTTTCTTAGCAGGTGCTTACATTGCATTTGGTGGTTTACTTGCAGAAGTAGCAAATACTGGTGCTATTGCTGGAGGAGTTCCAGTAGGTATTTCTAAATTATTATTTGGGAGTGTGTTCCCTGTAGGTTTGATTATGGTAGTTATCTGTGGATCTGAATTATTCACTGGTGACGTAATGTTTATGACTATGGGTCTTTTAGATGGTAAAACTGATATCATGGGATTACTCAAAAATTGGGTTGGAAGTTGGGTTTTCAACTTAATTGGTGGTATCTTTGTTGCTTATGTACTTGCTTACGCAACTGGTATTATGGTACCTGATGCATTCTCTGCTGGTGCAATTACCATTGCTAACACCAAATCATTAGGTGGAGCTAGTTTCATAGCAGCTGGAAAATCAACTGCTTCTTTAACTTGGATGCAATGTTTCCTTAGAGGTATCGGTTGTAACTGGTTAGTATGTTTAGCTGTATACTTAGCTAATGCAGCTGATGATGTTGTAGGTAAATTCTTCGGAATTTGGTTCCCAATTATGGCATTTGTATGTATAGGATTTGAGCACAGTGTTGCAAACATGTTCTTTATTCCATTAGGTATCTTCTTAGGTGCTGAAGCAACTTGGGCACAATTCTTTGTAAACAACTTAATACCTGTAACCTTAGGTAACATCGTTGGTGGAGCTATCTTTGTAGCTTGTGCATACTGGTTTGTATACTTACGTGACTAG
- a CDS encoding DUF2149 domain-containing protein, with the protein MLRKRKHFGDDGDEDPMSGISNLSDAMLVLALGFLIFAIMALQVNPDMMAKTQESQAQQAASQVSAGEDFKSNTSAGSSLEQSGYAEVGKVYRDPDTGKLVMVQG; encoded by the coding sequence ATGTTAAGAAAAAGAAAACATTTTGGGGATGATGGTGATGAAGATCCAATGTCAGGGATTTCAAATCTTTCTGATGCAATGTTGGTATTAGCATTAGGATTTTTAATATTTGCTATTATGGCTCTTCAAGTAAATCCTGATATGATGGCTAAAACTCAAGAATCTCAAGCACAGCAGGCAGCTTCTCAAGTAAGTGCTGGAGAGGATTTTAAAAGTAATACAAGTGCAGGCTCTTCTCTTGAACAATCTGGTTATGCTGAAGTGGGGAAAGTTTATAGGGATCCTGATACTGGCAAATTAGTGATGGTTCAAGGTTGA
- a CDS encoding MotA/TolQ/ExbB proton channel family protein has product MILQGTGILTSFIHIISESLLAPVVIILVIFLIYAILSFGGFLNEWFSKKPLKSAGLESLLQDISMANNPEELRNLVNSSGLYEEQKDILVKIANNYNLGPQARKAFASKLIEEEESNLLKLTSKTDILVRLGPIFGLLGTLIPLGPGLSALGTGDITTLAESLTIAFDTTVTGLTIGALAYIVSKYRKQWYEGDLTTTETVAEAILEKLNEF; this is encoded by the coding sequence ATGATACTTCAAGGTACAGGAATTTTAACTTCATTTATACATATTATTTCAGAAAGTTTACTTGCGCCTGTTGTAATTATTTTAGTTATATTTTTAATTTATGCGATTTTAAGCTTTGGAGGATTTTTAAATGAATGGTTTAGTAAAAAACCATTAAAATCTGCAGGTTTAGAATCATTGTTACAAGATATTTCTATGGCTAATAACCCTGAGGAATTAAGAAATCTTGTTAATTCATCTGGTTTATATGAAGAACAGAAAGATATTCTTGTAAAAATAGCTAATAATTATAATTTAGGTCCGCAAGCAAGAAAAGCATTTGCAAGTAAATTAATTGAAGAAGAAGAAAGTAACTTACTTAAACTTACTTCTAAAACAGATATTTTAGTAAGGTTAGGTCCTATTTTTGGTTTACTTGGTACTTTAATACCATTAGGTCCAGGACTTTCTGCTTTAGGTACTGGTGATATTACTACTTTAGCTGAGTCTTTAACAATTGCTTTTGATACAACCGTTACTGGTTTAACTATTGGAGCATTAGCTTATATTGTTTCTAAATATAGAAAACAATGGTATGAAGGTGACTTAACCACTACTGAAACTGTTGCAGAGGCAATTTTAGAGAAATTAAACGAGTTCTAA
- a CDS encoding right-handed parallel beta-helix repeat-containing protein, with protein MILIFLIFFTSLGSVVATSDNNLSDASFDISSDFSSDTSSDILLDSSEDLKSSSLNEDLKSSSLNEDLNSNEDSINSKEDLINLNDSIDKQESSNGLDNSLYDSNIEDSDLSENDDSSNAVLSKNILSSSLTDDDSTIANFNNVILTKSQSSTSSLLSSPQTIIIKDASYYSGSINEYIQKIIDGAVAGSTIQFTASSYDNIYLKISKPLNIISKSGTTINNIFDIPLFTILQGGSRTNISGFRVNSVGFFVDARGVSSITISGNKISTKRNAIIFNEVYDSFIKNNVFSSFKIAIDISKSGGITISKNNISPKDGGNIGINLKEISSKKGISILNNNMIANDRRKEATGIYFGKNACNVLVKENIIRKWYTAIDFPYSVNNVTIINNTIYDNGDGVIIKGWINNFTFNKNLVTGNARVGVLFDYDFLGTKGNFNLENNFFSYNGVLDLQNKGDKAVSIGKNFAKNKCYRVGMKYGFNVRSRQSGSKYYFSVVDRHGNSVSGLPNFSAVLNVNGRSYTVNFINSVAFLDIGSNGAGGKGSSSSSLNVGEDNRQFGDWGQFENIDSEEMAYYEEFYKSLLSPIMESANSNTDQNSNHSSYENESGSSSNSSSGSSSGSGDSGVSSGSNSINSNGVFSGSSGSVSASVSSASASSSPSQGSNAPESAAAKTLSVDDETFRVIGVGGLVLLIILVIGLYYREDIMEMMKE; from the coding sequence ATGATTTTAATATTCTTAATATTCTTCACAAGTCTTGGATCTGTAGTTGCAACATCTGATAATAATTTGTCTGATGCATCTTTTGACATTTCCTCAGATTTCTCATCAGATACTTCCTCAGATATTTTATTAGATAGCTCTGAAGATTTAAAAAGTTCTAGTTTAAATGAAGATTTAAAAAGTTCTAGTTTAAATGAAGATTTAAATTCTAATGAAGATTCTATTAATTCTAAAGAGGATTTAATCAATTTAAATGATTCTATTGATAAACAAGAAAGTTCTAATGGTTTAGATAATTCATTATATGATTCTAATATCGAAGATTCAGACTTATCTGAAAATGATGATTCAAGTAATGCGGTTTTATCTAAAAATATCTTATCTTCTAGTTTAACTGATGATGATTCAACTATAGCCAATTTTAATAATGTAATTTTAACTAAATCGCAAAGTTCTACCTCTTCTTTATTATCAAGTCCTCAAACTATTATAATTAAAGATGCAAGTTACTATAGTGGTTCTATTAATGAATATATTCAAAAAATTATTGATGGTGCTGTAGCTGGAAGCACAATTCAGTTTACAGCTTCCTCATATGATAATATTTATCTAAAAATTTCTAAACCTTTAAATATTATAAGTAAATCTGGTACAACAATAAATAATATCTTTGATATTCCACTATTTACTATATTACAAGGAGGGTCTAGAACTAATATAAGTGGCTTTAGGGTTAATTCAGTTGGTTTTTTTGTAGATGCAAGGGGTGTTTCTTCTATTACAATATCTGGAAATAAAATATCTACAAAAAGGAATGCAATAATTTTTAATGAAGTTTACGATTCTTTTATAAAAAATAATGTCTTTTCAAGTTTTAAAATTGCAATAGATATTTCTAAATCTGGAGGAATTACTATTTCTAAAAATAATATAAGTCCAAAGGATGGAGGTAATATTGGAATTAATTTAAAGGAGATTAGTAGCAAAAAAGGAATCAGTATACTTAATAATAATATGATTGCTAATGATAGACGTAAAGAAGCTACTGGAATATATTTCGGTAAAAATGCTTGTAATGTATTAGTAAAAGAGAATATAATAAGAAAATGGTACACTGCTATTGATTTTCCTTATTCTGTTAATAATGTAACTATAATAAATAACACTATTTATGATAATGGAGATGGCGTAATTATAAAGGGCTGGATTAATAATTTTACCTTTAATAAGAATCTCGTAACTGGCAATGCTAGAGTGGGAGTTTTATTTGATTATGATTTCCTAGGGACAAAAGGTAATTTTAATTTAGAAAATAACTTCTTCTCATATAATGGGGTATTGGACCTTCAAAATAAAGGAGATAAAGCTGTAAGCATTGGTAAGAACTTTGCAAAGAATAAATGTTATAGAGTAGGTATGAAATATGGTTTTAATGTTCGTTCTCGTCAAAGTGGAAGTAAATATTATTTCTCAGTAGTTGATAGGCATGGGAATTCTGTTTCTGGATTACCTAATTTTTCAGCTGTTTTAAATGTAAATGGACGTTCTTACACTGTTAATTTCATTAATTCTGTAGCATTTTTAGATATTGGTTCAAATGGTGCTGGAGGAAAAGGTAGTTCTAGTAGTTCTTTAAATGTAGGTGAAGATAATCGCCAATTCGGCGATTGGGGCCAATTTGAGAATATAGATTCTGAAGAAATGGCTTATTATGAAGAGTTTTATAAAAGTTTATTAAGCCCTATTATGGAATCTGCTAATTCAAACACTGATCAGAATTCAAATCATAGCAGTTATGAAAATGAATCTGGATCTTCTTCAAACTCTAGTTCTGGTTCTAGTTCTGGCTCTGGAGATTCTGGTGTATCTTCAGGTTCAAATTCTATTAATTCCAATGGTGTATTCTCTGGGAGTTCTGGAAGTGTCAGTGCATCTGTTAGTTCTGCTTCAGCTAGCTCTTCACCAAGTCAAGGTTCTAATGCTCCAGAAAGTGCCGCTGCTAAAACTTTATCTGTAGATGATGAGACATTTAGGGTTATTGGTGTTGGCGGATTAGTACTATTGATAATACTTGTTATAGGATTATATTATCGTGAAGATATTATGGAAATGATGAAAGAATAA
- a CDS encoding Ig-like domain-containing protein, whose amino-acid sequence MNKKIILPLFLVLLVAISVSAVSAEATDEAIVADAGADETIANAGADETVADTGVDEAVEESADNPILAEGTDKNGTDIQDKIDNAEDGGEVDLGENQVYNVENQVFNLTKKLIIKGNNVTIKASGAAQGGVGALFIANVAGTEFKGITFKNTDGPKQYGETISGYAIQLAIENGTVDNCKFIDWSSGVYGRGASFCTIKNSYFNGSSTKVTNGGTKESGTKAINLMGSHDITITGCTFDGQVLDGISIASNSGNNIITDNTFIENCYAIYFGGASTQGCVIANNTFTRCGYCKDENGNIIFKNLPVLSTQKAANGYIVADNTIEAGEGSIFLKAESGNTAHGYPSSIGDINITGNTLTVAAGANAESITFIYILTNKGELNPYAPINISGNNIVAGVTPLTVWYADWGSESDPVIPAADSVATSINIKEISTATKKVTIQLVDVNGEAQAGKEISYSINGGAIKTAETDADGLLTIDVTEDGIVALAFAGDEKLKPTETSINFVATVTKTTPTITASAMTTTAKIGKYYTVTLKDSTGKALVGQTVTFIFNGKSTNVKTYERGIAKININLATKGNYPITISYLGNDNNNAVVAVKNIKVNAQATKAVFKAKTFKAKATKKVSFTLKDASGKAIKAKKITFKVKGKTYTAKTNAKGIATVKVKLTKKGKYTITAKFAGDNTYKAISKKAKITIKK is encoded by the coding sequence ATGAATAAAAAGATAATTTTACCTCTCTTCTTAGTGTTATTAGTTGCGATTTCTGTTTCTGCAGTATCTGCAGAAGCAACAGATGAAGCTATTGTAGCTGATGCTGGAGCAGATGAAACCATAGCTAATGCTGGAGCAGATGAAACTGTAGCTGATACTGGAGTAGATGAAGCTGTGGAAGAATCTGCAGATAATCCTATTTTAGCAGAAGGTACAGATAAAAATGGAACAGATATCCAGGATAAAATAGATAATGCTGAAGATGGAGGAGAAGTTGACTTAGGTGAAAACCAAGTTTATAATGTTGAAAATCAAGTTTTCAACTTAACTAAAAAACTCATTATAAAAGGTAATAATGTTACTATAAAAGCAAGTGGTGCTGCTCAAGGAGGCGTTGGAGCACTTTTCATTGCAAATGTAGCAGGAACTGAATTTAAAGGAATTACTTTCAAAAACACTGATGGCCCTAAACAATATGGTGAAACTATTTCAGGTTATGCTATCCAATTAGCTATTGAGAATGGAACTGTAGACAATTGTAAATTCATTGATTGGAGTAGTGGTGTTTATGGTAGAGGAGCATCATTCTGTACTATTAAAAATTCTTACTTCAATGGTTCTTCCACAAAAGTTACTAATGGCGGAACTAAAGAATCTGGTACCAAGGCAATTAACCTTATGGGATCTCATGATATTACCATAACTGGTTGTACATTTGACGGACAAGTTCTTGATGGTATTTCCATTGCAAGTAACTCAGGTAATAATATAATAACTGACAATACCTTTATTGAAAACTGTTATGCAATTTACTTCGGTGGAGCTTCCACTCAAGGATGTGTAATTGCAAACAACACTTTCACAAGATGCGGATACTGTAAAGATGAAAATGGAAATATAATATTTAAGAATTTACCAGTGCTCAGTACACAAAAAGCTGCAAATGGATACATTGTAGCAGACAATACAATTGAAGCAGGTGAAGGATCTATTTTCCTTAAAGCAGAATCCGGTAACACCGCACATGGATACCCAAGTTCCATCGGTGATATAAATATTACTGGAAATACTTTAACTGTAGCAGCTGGTGCTAATGCTGAATCAATTACTTTTATCTATATTTTAACTAATAAAGGAGAATTAAACCCATATGCACCAATTAACATTAGTGGAAACAATATTGTAGCTGGTGTAACTCCTTTAACCGTATGGTATGCAGACTGGGGTAGTGAATCTGACCCTGTAATTCCTGCAGCAGACAGTGTTGCTACTTCTATAAACATTAAAGAGATTTCAACTGCTACTAAAAAAGTCACTATTCAATTAGTAGATGTAAATGGTGAAGCTCAAGCTGGAAAAGAAATTTCTTACTCTATTAATGGTGGAGCAATAAAAACTGCTGAAACTGATGCTGATGGTCTTTTAACTATTGATGTAACTGAAGATGGCATAGTTGCTCTTGCATTTGCTGGAGATGAAAAACTTAAACCTACAGAAACTAGTATTAACTTTGTTGCTACTGTAACTAAAACTACTCCTACTATTACTGCTAGTGCTATGACCACTACTGCAAAGATAGGAAAATACTACACTGTAACTTTAAAAGACTCTACTGGAAAAGCTTTAGTAGGACAAACTGTAACATTTATCTTCAACGGTAAAAGCACTAATGTAAAAACCTATGAAAGAGGTATTGCAAAAATTAATATAAATCTTGCAACTAAAGGTAACTACCCAATTACCATTTCTTACCTTGGAAATGATAATAATAATGCAGTTGTAGCAGTTAAAAACATTAAAGTAAATGCTCAAGCTACTAAGGCTGTATTTAAAGCTAAAACCTTTAAAGCGAAAGCTACTAAAAAAGTATCCTTCACCCTTAAAGATGCTAGCGGTAAAGCTATTAAAGCTAAAAAGATTACCTTTAAAGTAAAGGGTAAAACCTACACTGCAAAAACCAATGCTAAAGGTATAGCTACTGTAAAAGTCAAACTTACCAAAAAAGGTAAATACACAATAACTGCAAAATTCGCAGGAGACAATACTTACAAAGCTATTAGCAAAAAAGCAAAAATCACAATAAAAAAATAA